One window of the Triticum dicoccoides isolate Atlit2015 ecotype Zavitan chromosome 3B, WEW_v2.0, whole genome shotgun sequence genome contains the following:
- the LOC119281342 gene encoding putative pectinesterase 11 — protein sequence MLNHRGMLNRVNSAARVAILLALLCFCSATSSYSFPDDTACARASGMAMPGPGNLLTVDQSGKGDYRKIHEAIAAAPANSSARTVILIKPGVYREKIVVPVDKPNITLFGTSANTTVITWNERWVSSDTSPTVSVLASDFVASRLTFRNTLGTSAPAIAARVMGDRAAFYGCSFSSFQDTLLDDNGRHYYCGCYIEGGTDFICGNGRALFEKCHLHSTSPNGGAFTAQKRASELNHTGYSFVRCKLTGVGVSTSILGRPWEPYSRVVFALTYMSAAVSPRGWDDWNHTANQRTAFYGQYQCYGQGAKTDGRVKWARNLSPIEAAPFMTKAWIGGQQWLPKQPPS from the exons ATGTTGAATCATCGGGGGATGTTAAATCGCGTCAACTCGGCGGCCAGGGTCGCCATACTGCTGGCTCTGCTCTGCTTTTGCTCTGCCACCTCTTCCTACTCTTTCCCCGACGACACGGCCTGTGCCCGTGCCAGTGGCATGGCGATGCCGGGTCCGGGTAATCTCCTCACGGTCGACCAATCCGGCAAAGGCGATTACAGGAAGATCCACGAGGcgatcgccgccgcccccgcgaacAGCTCCGCCCGCACTGTCATCCTGATCAAGCCCGGAGTCTACAG GGAGAAGATCGTCGTCCCCGTGGACAAGCccaacataacacttttcggcacgAGCGCCAACACGACCGTGATCACCTGGAACGAGCGCTGGGTATCCAGCGACACTTCCCCTACCGTGTCCGTTCTGGCctccgacttcgtcgccagccgcttaACGTTCCGG AACACGTTGGGGACCAGCGCTCCGGCCATCGCGGCGAGAGTCATGGGAGACAGGGCGGCGTTCTACGGGTGCAGCTTCTCGTCGTTCCAAGACACGCTCCTCGACGATAACGGGCGCCATTACTACTGCGGGTGCTACATCGAAGGTGGCACCGACTTCATCTGCGGGAACGGCCGGGCTCTctttgaa AAATGCCACCTGCACTCCACCTCGCCCAACGGCGGCGCGTTCACGGCGCAGAAGCGGGCGTCCGAGTTGAACCACACCGGATACAGCTTCGTCAGGTGCAAGCTGACCGGCGTCGGGGTCAGCACCTCCATCCTGGGGCGTCCATGGGAGCCCTACTCCCGCGTCGTGTTCGCTCTCACCTACATGTCCGCAGCGGTGAGCCCTCGAGGCTGGGATGACTGGAACCACACCGCCAACCAGAG GACGGCGTTCTACGGGCAGTACCAATGCTACGGCCAAGGGGCGAAAACTGATGGTAGGGTTAAGTGGGCTCGCAACCTCTCGCCAATCGAAGCAGCCCCCTTCATGACCAAGGCCTGGATCGGTGGGCAGCAGTGGCTTCCGAAGCAGCCCCCTTCATGA